In Oncorhynchus mykiss isolate Arlee chromosome 19, USDA_OmykA_1.1, whole genome shotgun sequence, the sequence ACAGGCTAAAAAGTGCCTGCTTAAACTAAAAGGAAACACCACTGTCCTTATGGCATTGCTGCCTCTAAGTTTACAACACAAATCTCCAAATGAACTCTGCCAGTCTCTTAACGTTGGTCTGATTCATGCCTGCGTCTGTTAAAAAACCTGCCACCTGTTCATCAGGTGTGGTTTTCTACAAGGAACTTTACatatgtacatatactgtagaaGTATTGTATTTTCCTgaaaaataagtttatgtagaaTTTCTGTGAGAAATAAATGAGCAGAATAGGCAGACAATTCTTTACATAACCCCCAATTTATTCAATATACATTTATATAAATATTTTACAGTATTAACAGTATATAAAGTAGAAAGTAGGATCAAAACAAAAGGGAAACATTTTTATTAAAGGAGAATGATAGCAAGATAACACATTAATTCAAAAATAAAGCCTTTGACAAATCCTGCATATTAGGTTGGGGAAATTAAAGAGTTATGGATTAAATATATCAACAGCATTTGACACAAAGCCACCACAGTTAAATCCTCAGTGAGATAAATTAAAGTCAATGGACAAATAATCACAGCAATGTTTTAACTGCGTTATATATCTTTTTTTCCCCAGTTTTCACTGAATGTGATACTGCTGAACTACAAAAGAAACCCACTTTAAAAATCTGAGAATTGCTGGTATGTGAGACAATGGCTTTCAACAAATTGCATTATTTGGTGTCCAAGTGTTTAAAAAGTTGAGTTGTGTGCTCAGGATGTGCTCAATATAATGTACACTATACTGCACAGAAACAGAATTTGACACTGAATCCAGGTCACACAAGAGGACAGACACCATCAGAAGAAATGGGAATATGGGTCAGGAAGACATGTTTAAATTACAAGAACTCCGATATTATtccatgtagagagagggagtaaaaCTCAAAGAGAGGCATATGAGAAAATGAAAAAAAAGTGAGCACATGTATGGAATCATAAGCTTTGGAAAATTGAAAATAAAGCTTGACAGTACAAAAATATTGCCTAAAAACAAACATATAAACACATTTAAACTTTTGGCGTCGATTCACATTGGTTCATAGGTTAAAGCTGCAGCTATTGGCTCCCACACAAGGGGTAGTGGCAGTCCACAGCAGACCCTTATTATAACTGGATCATTATGCTTAGAAGGGTCGTTCCACAAAATGAGTCCCTTTTGCATTCCTTTAATATTtaaagtagaaattgtgcaccaatattaaaaaaataaataagtgcCATTTAATGTAGACCACAACTTTCAATACAGCTGATTATTCATATTAATAAAGACTTTCTAAAGTGCAAAGATTCAGCATTTTGGCATGTCCCTTTGTgcaccctctgtgacttctaggaagatttgaaCCCATTTAACCTTGAACcgggaaaatgtgttttttattaagttgaacatgtgctctttatgacagaattaTGTGAACGTTTTTACCAAGTTACCCTACCCAAAATTAACACATTTTGTTGAACGACCCACAAGGCGTTTAAAGTGCACATTCGTTTGCAACTTTAGACTCAGGCTGAGCTTTCCCTTCCCTTTCTTCACAAATAgcttcctattccctatatagtgcactactttggaccagagacctatgggccctggtcaaaagtagtgcactacatagctctggtcaaaagtagtgtgttaaacatagggactatggtgtcatttgggaggcACATCAGTTTCTATTCAAACACCTTCCCTACACTCTCCATTGAGCATGCATAGAAGCCATTACTCTGCACATATTGTTCTGTACTATTAAAAAATGCTATATTTTTCAATCTACAAAGAAAGATCGCCTCAGCATTAAGGTAAACTTGGCATTTGGCACAATCATAAGAATGTACGATTCTTGTAAACATAGACCCCAATTTATAATTCAAATGAGCCACATACAGACCCTTATATTGagacataaaaatatatatatatccaaataTAAGGCTTTGGCCACATATAGTACGGTGGGTCGACTGCATGATTTAAGCACCAGCCACAGATTAAAAAACGAACCACAGAAACTGATCACAGTAATGTCACATttcctggttttccagaaatcctggatggaggattccagatttcctgcttattcccttaTTTCGGGAAAACCTgtgaattttgggaaagttacaaCCCTAGTTGGGAGTAACCAGAGTGGGCagaccagcctggtctcatatcagtttgtgctgtcttgccaagtcCTAATGACCATacgagttggcaagacagcacaaacagatctgggaccaagctaTGGGAAGACGTCTCGCTGACAGGTTCTTACTGGTCCGCTGTGGTGAGTATAGGGTCAGAGTGGTTTGGCTGCAGATTGGTCGTGATCGAACTCGGTCTTCTCATTAGCAGCAGCATGAGGCTGGATCACAATGGGTTCTTGTTCCCCTGCAGGGAGAACAGAGATGTACTGTTaattcactgagctcttcaagcaggcagaaatgaCCTATTAGAAAAATATACTTTTATTAGTCCATgtgaaataaaaatgtgtatTCTGCTTTTATGAACCAACCCTTCCTATTAGTAATGATAATAAACATTTTCAAAACATGTTTTGTAAATGTAGCCGAtgcgaaatggctagctagtgagCGGtggtagcgtttcaatcggtgacgtcactcgctctgagaccttgaagtagttgttccctttgctctgcaaagcggagcgatgggtaacgatgcttcgagggtgactgttgacgtgtccagagcgtccctggttcgcgcccaggtcggggcgaggggacggacgtaaagtctatactgttacataaaCATAGGCTGCAttctttttccactaattggtcttttgaccaatcagatcagcttttTTTGACaataattgggctgcctgtgtaaacagccATTGATTAACAGAACAACATTAAAGCATGGCCTTAATCATGTCAACATCACAAAGAACGCATGGTTGGCAATGGGGGAAAGTATTGGAATTGGAATTAGTTCAGCTAGTGGTGTGAAGGAACACGACAAGCTTTTTAGATAGAGCATGAAAGACTAAAGAAAGGTACCAACAACAAAAGTAATCACAGTGATAAGCACACTGGCATAGTTAGAGTTAGTGAGCACATTCGGAGCTCAATTTCCAATTGCCAAAAGCATATGGGTTAATAAGCTGCTGGCCCACAATAGCACTAATCAATGGGCGTAAGCAGTAAGCACGATATACAGTATACAAAGAGTGTTAAAGCCGACGCAGTTTGGAGTTTCAACTGAGTTGCCAGAGGTTGCCCTAGGGCCTGGCTGAGCCATTATTATTAAAGTCTCGCCACCGGCTgtgaaatttaaaaaacattttcagACTCCTACTTCAGTGTGCGCTGGACCATCTTAAAAGTGATGTCCTGGTTGCTCTAAACAAAGAGGCTGATTCTAAAACTAGCTTCTAAAGATGTATTGTTTGACCCACACAGACATCATACTTATGGAGTGGCTGCAGATCGGACTTTTCTGAACCCCTCTTcccaatttgtatttatttattttacttaactaggcaagtcagttagaacaaattcttatttacaatgatggcctagtgggttaactgccttgttcaagagcagaattacagatttttaccttggcagctctgggattcgatccaccaACCTTCGATCCACCAAGCTTTTTTTCTCATGTGGCCAAAACTCAACAGCATGCCCCAATAGCAAAATATGTGCGTTAATCACAGGTAGGTTATGCTACAGTTTGCTCATTCACTCTACATCattcaaaacaacactgtataACTCAAAATCTAAATGCATGTCCCCTAAAACTGACTAAGATCAAATGGTTGGTATGTAGATTCTGCATGGACGTTTCACCGGTAGAACTTTATAATTATAATTCACGATTGACAGTGAGAAATGTGAAGGGAGGGTAACCAAAACAAATATTTGTGTAAAGTAGAGGTAATGAAACACTTATGCGCAGAACATGAATCGGATCTTCAGTTCTGGGAAAATGGATCCAAGGGGCGGGGCGGTTACCTATATGAATCCGCAGCCTCTGCCTAATACTTAAAGGACTATCTAGTTCCCCCCAGACCTCGCCTCCCCCCAGGCCTCGCCTCCCCCCAGGCCTCGCCCACACTCACCCCTGTCCTGCTCAGCTCTGATCTGAGCCTCCAGGTCGTCTGGGTCTACGTATCCGTGCTCCTCCTCCAGTGGCTTGCACCTGCCACAGCAGAAaaagcagcagcaacagcagcagcagagggtGAAGATCCCACAGCACACCATcagggtctgggaaataaagaAGGGATTTGTTTCACACAGGGCATAATTGACATAAGTTGTCATGCATACACTTGTAAGTGTTAGAAAACTATAATGACCTTAATGATTAACATGCAGTACAATTTAGCAACGCCATGGTCGTGAGTTAATTTCTAACGGGATCACATACGCTTAGTAAAAATGTACAGTATGCACTCACTGTACAATAAGTCACTTTTGGGTAGAAGCGTCTGCAAAGTGTATACATATGAAAATGTGTAAGCCCTAAAAGACTTCTCACCTTAAACCAGCACTTGTGAATGAGGAAGTAATATTTAACGCTCTCGTCTCCAAACTGCTCGGCCACATAGAGGCCCATGGAGCCGTACTCATCGTAGACCTTCCTCTTGGTCTCGTCGTTGAGGATGGAGTTGGCATTGTTGATCTCTTTAAACTTCTCAGCTGCCTCTGGATTGTCTGGGTTCTTGTCAGGATGATTCCTCAGTGCTAGTTTCCTGGGAGGAGGAGGACTTTTATTTATATTGTCACAGGGAAACTTAAAGTCGTGCTCTGCTTTTATTCACATGAGTAAGTCATGGGAAAGTTTGAGTTAGGAAATATAATAGGAGAATCATTTGACCTCATTTGCAAAAACCACAGAGCAGGTAATCAGGTTAATAGTATGCAAATATGTCTTTTGTTTTATATCTACTAGAAATCTTCCAAAAAGAGTAAGGACAGCCTATGCTATAGTTTCACTTAATGGTGCTTTCATTAAGAAAACAGACGTGTTTTTAACTGTTCTGTAGTCTTTCTCAAAGCATTTGTCTGTGGTTGAGAGTTTTATaaccaggggtgaaagtaaggcgGTATGGTCcggcaaaataaatagtgggTGTATGCCGTACCAGTAAAACATCACAATAATTAAATAGAAATGTCAAGGAAACTGTAGGCTATTACACCACTATTTATTATTACCGTATGTCAGAGGCATGACAAATGAGCTAATGACAACAGGTGGTATAGCCTACACTCTATAATGTGACAAGAACACTGACATTTTGCCAAGGCAGAGATGATGGGCGAGACAGAGGGGCGGGCGCGTGCGGCCTAATAACAATCGCCTCTTTCCATTCACCACTGTTTGGAGGCTGGAAATGTGTTGCGAGTGGATGAGTTGCGAGTAGCCTAGTAAAGGAGCCCTTTGAAGTGATCGTTTGACAATCAGATAAAaagcatcatgactggttgtgtttatgacacaataaaaggtaatacattttaaaagttaaatgacaaaTCTTTACGACTaggcccacagagatcctattgaaTTAACAGGGACTCTATATGTAGTTCCATGATTAGGCCCATAAAATGTTTTGCTGCACATATAGGAGGTCCCGTACCAGGAAAAAATGTGATCTACTTTCACCCGTTTATACCTGTATGCCTTCTTTATTTCTCCTGCGGATGCTCCTTTCTCCAGTTCAAGTATATTGTATAGACTGTCACCTGTGGTGGACATCTTACGTTGAGGCCTTTGGTTTGGTTCCGCCATGTTTTAGATCTGCAACAATGATAAATACAACAGCTATGACTGGTATGCCATGAGGATATAGTGAAAGATCATAGGCTTTGCTTGTGTTTTAGCTCATGACACAAGGATGCAAAAAATGTGCCACATTATGTTTCTGTCTGTCACCAGCCTGCATTCGACCCCATCAATTACGCATTAACCCCACCGTGTGTGTTAGAGATGTTGACGATAAAAGCATGGCCTGACTCTTCTCtcttaacttccttcatactggacacagagacataaaaatggtctccactagttaatctgactctggggaagtagataaagggcctcgttgccaaaatcccgaagtattaCTTTAAATAAACACCATCACAAAGATCATTATTTATTACTTTGTTAAGGGCAGGTCTTTGGGATTTCATTTATGAATTTAAGAAAATGCATTTCAAAGGAACAGAATGGCATATTTTGAGTAAGTAATTCAgccccccaaaatatatattttgaaataGACCTCAAGGGTTCATTTTTAAGAGTTGTTTGGCAAGGATaggctatgtcatggaaagaacaggtgttcttgATGTTTTGTAATCTCAGTGTACGTGTGAAATTAGTTTCAATATAGTTTTGGTGTAGTCAGGGGAACGCCACGAGGGATTTTGGGCCCCATGAAAACATATCACATTGGGCCCCACCACCAAAGGCCACACCAACCCTGCGCAATTGCTGTAACCACACACCTCCAAAACCCAATCGACCCATTCAAAGCTTTAAATAACTCTACCTTTGCAGGCTTGCAACTCTCTTGTAGTCCAATATTTATTGTACGATATTTACTGACAGTGAGCTGTGAAAATATAACACTGTGCAGACATGCATGCAACATTCTGCATAAAGTGGAATTCACTATTTGATGCAAGACTGATACCCTCTATAAGAAATGTGCTAAAGGCCATTTTTTACAGTCTAAATTGGAAAATTCTTGAATGGAAAATTCTCTTAAAATGAATGAATAACTTAAAATAAATATAACTTAAATATACATTAACCtcttcaattaaaataaattaacatcATAATCTATAGAATGAcataacaaacaaaataaaaaatcttgTTCTCAGTCTGTTCTCAGTCTTGTTCTCAGCCTGTGGGCATCATGTGTGTAGTGATCCAATATCCATAGCCATGCCATTTAACAGTTAACCACTGGCCTTTGCTCAGCGTTAACCCAGCGCCCCAAAAAAAGCCTTCTTGCTAGCAAAGTCACTGATTAAGTCTTCGAAGTCCAGCTTTCTAGCTAACTGACTTTCAATGGACATCATGGCAAGACTGCAAAGCCTGTCCTGGGACCTCAAATAGTTCATCAGTTTTAGCTTACTGAAAGCTCTATCCGCAACAGTCACAGGCAGTGTGCAAAATATACGTAAAGCAATGCACACTTCtccaaaaatgctttacagctgcATCTTACAAATTATATTCAGGTGACCAAGAGGGGACAAGTTAGGGGGGAAAGTGGAAGCATATACAGTGTCCAGGTGTCTTACTTCATTTTGAAACTGTGGTGTAAGATCTCTGGAATACTCCATGATCAGTGGTTGGTACACAGAATGGACTTTATCCTCACTAATCTGCCCAACTTTCAGAACAGCAGAAAATGATTCTACAATTTTTGCAGTGGTGTGGAACCTTGTGTCCAAGTCACTTATGATGttgtccatagcagtaaaaaaaaacactgtgttcCCAAAACATCGTTGCTGCACTGTCCTGAGCTGTCTCATCTTGAGAGATCTCATCATGGAATATCTTCCTTTTCCTCTGGCGGCTGTGTTCCTTACTAAATTGAGGTGCGACAACCATTTGCGTAGCAATCAGTTTTGCCTCAGACAGGAGAGAATCCCCCCCGTTCTAAACAATGGCGAACCAGTTACCCACACATGCGCCGAACGTTGTGCAACAGGTCATTCATATGTTTACCTAAGTAGTTAGAAGGGTCAGAGCCAGTGACACAATAAATCATTGATTGGGTTAAGGCGAACCGTCACTCCAAAACTAGCGGACCAATGGAAACTCATTGTCTACACCTCCCTCTAAACCCCGAACTTCACGGAAAAATAATGCCAAAAATCGCAAATCTAAAACACTGGCAGTGAAAGCAAAAATACGAGTAGCGTAATCAAGAAGTAGTTCATGCGGGCAAAAGCGTAGGCAAAATGTATTCAATAGGATTGGTTGCTGGGAAAGTTTAACCGAAAACGATTTTTGCATTcgttttcaaatatatatatttttaaacatgacatttaaaatgatttgCTTACAAATTTGGGGGGTTTAGCTTTTGAGGTCTTACTTTTGTttacaattctatacattttgctttCAGTTGTTTGGTTTTTGATTTCAACATCCATTATTTCACCCATCCACAAAAATGTTTACATTCTCAACTTTGTTTTTCATGTTAAcgatgtattttatttatttacatatgGCGTGAAATGGACCccatgggggggtgggggggtgacaTGACTTCTTAAACTGCTTATAACATAAATTGCttgtgatattaagattctaacaaAGATAGTGTGTTAGAcatatttaggaaaagtcaatgACAGGGAGGACATAACTTTAAAAATGGCAGAGTACTTAAAGTCAATATGATGCTCTCAGCTCTCCTAGTGTTAAATGGTTACATTTGTGGCTGCCTAGCCAACTATCTCCTGGTTGAGCCTTTAAGAGATTGCCAAGCCTATTGTGATTATTACTGTTACATCAGGGTATTATGTTATATTCTCATTAATTATAGGCCTATGGCGTATTATGTGTAGGTCTATGTGAGTCGCATGTTTTGTAAGAGTAGTGGATTTACGTAGGCCTACAAGACTATTGGTCTGTAATGCGAAATCACATTTTAGATGGTTTGTTGGGTGCGATCgattacagtagagtatagcGTGGCCTATGCTTTTATGATAATTTGAGTGTCCACATTTCGGCACACCTATATTTTTGCTGGCCCTGACATTAACGAATTTCTGCCTACACCACTGCTTTTGACATTATAATGCTTGTAGAGCAGTCTGATGGGAGTTTGAATAGGATCTTCCTGGGCGTTAGCGAACAAACACTTGATACTCATCGTCGACATCTCTAACGCACCCAGTACTGACCTACAGCATAACCATTCACACATGCTCGTTGAATTAACCTCGGTAGTTTATTAATTTGAGAAAATAAAACAATTGATCTGCCATTAAAGACTGATCCTGAAACAGACTGTCAGAAAGTTACGCTTTCAGTTGGTTAGATAAACTATGCATGAGGAAGTCAAGTGCATAACCCACAAATAATCACACACCGCCACATTCTACCCACTTTGTTTCGACGGGGGTCGATAGTCTCCTGGTGTCCGTggcacaattattattattattatattaaaaaTAACAAGTGTAGACTCACAGAATCAAAATCTCCCAAAACAAAACTTGCCGGTGACTTCAGGAAGTAGAACATTTCATTATAGCCTGCCAATTCCGGTTTGTAGTCGCCGGGTTCGCTTGTGGCGGGTTTGCGCATAAAAATCACACACGCGCTTAAGTTGTACTGGAATGTAATTGCGGCCATATGCATTTAATCTTTGTCCTGTGTTTCTATCCGCGACACATGGAAAATGGAACACATATAGTAGAACACGTAACAGCATTACATTATTACAAACAATGTTAATTGTTCTTGttgaaaaaaatacagtttattcTTGATGCCTTATGAAAACACAGATGCGCCAAACTATTTGTATTATACCAATAACAAACTATTTCTGTTTCAGCCTACTAAGTAAAGAAATAAGAATAATTTGATAGAACACTAAATAGAATGTGATACAAATATCGACATAATAAGAATCACATAACATTCAGGTCATGTGCATTATCAATCAAGTTGATCAACCAAATGTAACGTTTGGTGTGAAACAACTATGTTCAGTTTGGTAGTAGATGGAGAGATGTCACTGGAGGTCCCATCATTGTGCGTTCATGACATTAATGACAATCTTTCCCTGGTTTCTATTGGCttctatgtgtctgtgtgcatcAGCTATCTTCTCCAGGGTAAACATGCTGTCTAACACTGGCCTCAGCAGGCAGGGGGAGGTGATAGGGTCTGAGAAGTGAGGTAGTGCCCTTTCTGAGAAGGCTCTCACCAGATCTGCACAGGAAAaaaacacatggacacacactttACATTCAGGAAGTATTAACAAATACAGTGCTGTAGGGGAAAGGCATAATTATTTCATTGCATGATGTGCGAGTTAGAGGTTCGAGAGCAGCAGGTTGCTTAGCAGTTAAGAacattggaccagtaactgaaaggttgctagtccgaatccccgagctgactaagTGAAAAATATATcggtgtgcccttgagcaagccaCATTACCCTAATTGCATTAGGGTCGCTGTCAATATTGGCTAATCAGGGGGAGTAGGATATGCAaaaaactgtactgtactcattaCTTAGAGAGACTTGGTCAtgtcttcaaacaatcatctttatttaatattgattaattattgcaataataaaACCGTCAACCCTGTTAGCCTGAGAGCCTACCCTTTACAGACAATGTACCCAGAATGCTTGGTTCCACCACTCCCATATAGATTGGGGGGGCATCATAAGCCACTTTGGGTTCATCCTCTGGTCATCTGCCTCTGGTGCTGTCTCCCAGATGCCAGGATAATTAGGAATACAGAGGCCTTTGTTCTGTTCCTCCAGGCTCGCTCTATGTTGGTGACTCCCACCATATCTTATCGATGGAATGCCAGCTGTAGGTTTTTAATCACCAAGCCATCACTTAATCAGTTGCCAGCCCAAGCTCCATAAAGACTCCTCTCAGTTAACTCAGAAAGGAGATAGTCCTAAGAACCTTACTCTATTAAATAAAACAACAATTTGGTGCATAAATATCACACAACCTTGTAATCCTGCTACCACGTCCTCTCCCAGTTGGACCCACCAATGGAGTCTAGAATGACATctgctaaaaaatatatatatattttaagtctACTTTGATTAAATGTTTTCTCTGCATATAtttatctctctgtatgtgtaagaTTTGTACACACCCACTGAGTTGTTTGCATATAATAGACATATTATCAAAAACTCATTCAATGTTGCCAGCACAAACCCTTGATTCATAATTAAACTGCATGGAATGGCAAATGCTCTGCATcagaccgcaaggcgctacagagggaaagtgagtacagcccagtacatcactggggccaaactcatctaggacctctataccaggcggtgtcagagtaaGGCACTAAAAATgctcaaagactccagccacccatagactgtcctctctgttgctgcacggcaagcagtactgctgaacagttaatcaaatggctatccggactatttacattgacccctttATTATTGTTGTTTATTGAATTTATGCATTGACTGTCTTGCGCTGGCTCTATGCGCACTCACTAAACTctgcccacacactcacacatactacactgacactccaacacacacacacacgacatacgctcacacacaaaaaacacgcacacacatgcatattggcgtcacacacagacacgcttTTCCACATAGACTGTTGCTactctattatctatcctgaatgcctagtcacttttaccccaacatatactgaacaaaaatataaatgcatcacgcaacaatttcattgattttactgagttacagttcatatgaggaaatcagtcaattggccctaatctatggattccacgactgggaatgcagatatgcatctgttggttacagaataaaatgggcctcacaatgggcctcaggatctcatcactgtatttttgtgcattccaattgccatggataaaatgcaactgtgttcattgtctgtaatttatgcctgcccatatcataaccccactgccaccatggggcactctgttcacaaccttgacatcagcaaaccactcgcccacacgatgccatacacatggtctgcggttgtgaggccggttggacgttctgccaaattctctaaaacgacattctCTAAAacggcttatggtaaagaaatgaacattTACTTCCCTGGCAAAGCTCTGGTGGAAATTCTTGCAGTCTGCATGCCAATTGGACACTCCCTCAAatcttcagacatctgtggcattgtgttgtgtgacaaaactgcacattttagagtggccttttattgtccccagtacaaggtgcacctgtgtaatgatcctgctgtttaatcagcttcttgatttgccacacctgtcaggtggatggattctcttggcaaaggaaacatgcttactaacagggatgtaaacacatttgtgcactaCATTTgggagaaatacgttttttgtgtatatggaacatttcgggatcttttatttcagctcatgaaacatgagaccaataCTTTACAACACCAACACtttccctacagtgaagcatgttggtggcaacatcatgctgtggggatgtttttcagcggcagggactaggagactagtcaggattgaggcaaagatgaatggagcaaagtacattAAGTTTCTTGATGAAAAGCTGATCCAGAGTGCTGAGGACCtcagacaatgaccctaagcacacagccaagacaacgcaggagtggctttgggacaagcctctgaatgtccttgagtggcccagccagagcctggaattgaacccaatcaaacatctctggagaaacccatccaacctgacagagcttgagaggatctgcagagaagaatgggagaaactccccaaatacaggtgtgccaagcttgtagcatcatacccaagaagacatgaggctgtaatcactgccaaagctgcttcaacaaagtactgagtaaagggactgaatacgcatgtaaatgtaatatttcctaTTTTTTTAtactaaatttgcaaacatttcaaaacctggttttgctttgccattatggggtagtgtgtgcgtagattgatgaggggaaaaggctgtaacatagcaaaatgtggaaaaagtcaaggggtacatacagttgaagtcggaagtttacatacaccttagccaaatacatttaaacgcagtttttcacaattccaaacatttaatcctagtaaacaaattctgtcttaggtcagttaggatcaccacttattttaagaatgtgaaatgtcagaataatagtagagaattatttatttcagcttttatttctttcatcacattcccagtgggtcagaagtttacatacacgcaattagtatttggtagcattgcctttaaattgtttaacttaggtcacacgtttcgggtagccttccacaagcttcccacaataagttgggtgaattttggcccatttctccagacagtgctggtgtaactgagtcaggagtgtaggcctccttgctcgcacacgctttttcagttctgcccacacattttgtgtaggaatgaggtcagggctttgtgatagccattccaataccttgactttgttgtccttaagccataactttggaagtatgcttggggtcattgtccatttggaagacccatttgccaccaagctttaacttcc encodes:
- the LOC110497574 gene encoding dnaJ homolog subfamily C member 5B, yielding MAEPNQRPQRKMSTTGDSLYNILELEKGASAGEIKKAYRKLALRNHPDKNPDNPEAAEKFKEINNANSILNDETKRKVYDEYGSMGLYVAEQFGDESVKYYFLIHKCWFKTLMVCCGIFTLCCCCCCCFFCCGRCKPLEEEHGYVDPDDLEAQIRAEQDRGEQEPIVIQPHAAANEKTEFDHDQSAAKPL